The following proteins are encoded in a genomic region of Heptranchias perlo isolate sHepPer1 chromosome 6, sHepPer1.hap1, whole genome shotgun sequence:
- the LOC137322461 gene encoding mid1-interacting protein 1-B-like, producing MQSLIVQQQNNFLAATMSKYSSAVKNMEQTVMLPSLLQDIPLEGQDEAKDARASSENLYECYVLLKSIKDTVECGLLPFEDLKRQINSAYDMENEDEADLEKLFYVHVKGLCTVFYALTNKANTLTSRYKEKIGLSS from the coding sequence ATGCAGTCCTTAATTGTTCAGCAGCAAAATAATTTTCTCGCTGCCACTATGAGCAAATATTCTTCGGCAGTGAAGAATATGGAGCAGACAGTCATGCTTCCCAGCCTTCTTCAAGACATCCCTTTGGAGGGCCAAGATGAAGCTAAAGATGCCAGAGCCAGTTCTGAGAACTTGTATGAATGCTACGTcctgctgaaatccatcaaagaCACTGTGGAATGTGGCCTGCTGCCCTTTGAAGATTTGAAACGGCAAATCAACAGCGCCTACGATATGGAAAATGAAGATGAGGCAGATTTAGAGAAACTTTTCTATGTCCACGTGAAGGGGCTCTGCACTGTGTTCTATGCACTGACCAACAAAGCCAACACACTGACCAGTAGGTACAAGGAAAAGATAGGACTTTCTTCGTAG